A single region of the Glycine max cultivar Williams 82 chromosome 20, Glycine_max_v4.0, whole genome shotgun sequence genome encodes:
- the LOC100809699 gene encoding linoleate 13S-lipoxygenase 2-1, chloroplastic, which produces MWCVPQCMKAGMATSSGNTNTKSQNVNVKAVVTIEQSDGGLVPNLINSAVDGIKELAGKTLVLELVSDELDPKTNIEKKTPKSSVQNIGKKEDEIRYEAQFELSTDFGSVGAVTIENEQQEEVFLKSIVLHGFPDIGHVHFTCNSWIQPKHDGAMKRVFFTDKSYLPSQTPRGLQRLREEELVLLRGNGEGECQSSDRIYDYDVYNDIGDPDTNIDLKRPVLGGTKQNPYPRRCRTGRKHSDADPLSEKKSSGFYVPRDEAFASIKQTQFTSSAVSLGLNAIFESVDTILTDPNLGFFSFEDIDTLFKEGLHLPPLKANGLSLLQRVIPKLIKAANDTQNILRFDAPETFKRDKFFWFSDVEFARETLAGVNPYSIQLVKEWPLTSKLDPQIYGPQESTITREVIEPQIITYGTIEEALKEKKLFMLDYHDLFLPYVSKVRKIKGTTLYGSRTLFFLTDQGILKPLAIELTRPPMDGNPQWKQVFQPSCDSTNLWLWRLAKAHVLAHDSGYHELISHWLRTHCVVEPFVIATHRQLSSMHPIYRLLHPHLRYTMQINSLAREALISANGVIEISFLTNKYSMELSSVAYDQLWQFDSQALPNDLISRGMAVADPNAPHGLKLTIEDYPFANDGLLIWDAIKQWVTDYVNHYYPTPSIIESDQELQAWWKEIKTVGHGDKSEEPWWPNLNTSKDLIDIITTIAWVASGHHAAVNFSQYAYGGYFPNRPTIARNKMPTEDPSEEEWGNFLNKPEQTLLECFPSQIQATLVMVVLNLLSDHSLDEQYIGKYMEPSWAENPTIKVAFERFNRRLKEIEGIIDSRNGNSNLKNRHGAGIMPYELLKPFSGPGVTGKGVPYSISI; this is translated from the exons ATGTGGTGCGTGCCTCAGTGCATGAAAGCTGGAATGGCAACAAGCAGTGGCAACACCAACACAAAATCTCAGAATGTGAATGTGAAAGCTGTTGTGACTATTGAACAAAGTGATGGTGGACTTGTGCCAAATCTCATTAATTCAGCGGTAGATGGGATCAAAGAGTTAGCTGGGAAAACACTTGTTTTGGAGCTTGTTAGTGATGAGCTTGATCCAA AAACAAATATAGAGAAGAAGACACCAAAAAGTTCGGTTCAAAATATAGGAAAAAAGGAGGATGAGATACGGTATGAGGCTCAATTTGAGTTATCCACGGATTTTGGAAGTGTGGGTGCTGTTACGATTGAAAACGAGCAACAAGAGGAGGTCTTTCTAAAGAGTATAGTTCTTCATGGCTTCCCTGATATTGGCCACGTTCACTTCACTTGTAATTCATGGATTCAACCCAAGCATGATGGTGCCATGAAGAGAGTCTTCTTTACTGACAAG TCATACCTGCCATCACAAACGCCAAGAGGATTACAAAGACTGAGAGAAGAGGAGCTAGTTCTTCTAAGAggaaatggagaaggagaatgTCAAAGTTCTGATAGAATATATGACTATGATGTGTATAATGATATTGGAGATCCAGATACCAATATTGATCTTAAAAGGCCAGTTCTTGGTGGTACTAAACAAAATCCATATCCAAGACGTTGTCGTACCGGTCGAAAGCACTCTGATGCAG ACCCATTGTCTGAGAAAAAGAGTTCAGGGTTTTATGTTCCTCGTGACGAGGCATTTGCTAGTATAAAGCAGACACAGTTCACAAGTTCTGCGGTGTCCTTAGGGCTGAATGCGATTTTTGAATCGGTGGACACAATTCTCACAGACCCAAATCTTGGATTTTTCAGCTTCGAAGACATAGACACACTCTTCAAGGAGGGGTTGCATTTACCACCACTTAAGGCCAACGGATTATCGTTGCTCCAAAGAGTCATTCCCAAGTTGATCAAGGCTGCTAATGATACTCAGAATATTTTACGCTTTGATGCCCCAGAAACATTTAAAA GGGATAAGTTCTTTTGGTTTTCAGATGTGGAATTTGCTAGGGAGACTTTGGCAGGTGTCAACCCATATAGCATCCAATTGGTTAAG gAATGGCCTTTAACAAGTAAACTAGACCCGCAAATCTATGGTCCACAGGAATCAACAATAACTAGGGAAGTCATTGAGCCACAAATTATCACTTATGGAACAATTGAAGAG GCCCTTAAAGAAAAGAAGTTGTTCATGCTGGATTACCATGATTTATTCTTACCATATGTAAGCAAAGTGAGAAAAATTAAGGGCACCACATTATATGGATCACGAACATTATTCTTCCTCACTGATCAAGGGATATTAAAGCCATTAGCTATTGAGCTCACTAGACCACCTATGGATGGAAATCCACAATGGAAACAAGTCTTCCAACCTTCTTGTGATTCAACCAATCTCTGGCTTTGGAGGCTTGCTAAAGCTCATGTTCTGGCCCATGATTCTGGTTATCATGAACTTATAAGTCATTG gttGAGGACTCACTGTGTCGTGGAACCTTTTGTAATTGCAACACATAGGCAACTTAGTTCCATGCATCCAATTTATAGATTATTACATCCTCATTTGAGATATACCATGCAGATTAATTCCCTTGCACGTGAGGCACTTATTAGTGCAAATGGGGTCATTGAAATTTCATTCCttactaataaatattcaatgGAATTAAGCTCTGTGGCATACGATCAACTTTGGCAATTTGATTCGCAAGCACTTCCCAATGATCTTATTTCCAG GGGAATGGCTGTGGCAGATCCTAATGCACCACATGGCCTAAAGCTAACAATTGAAGATTATCCTTTTGCCAATGATGGTCTTCTCATATGggatgccatcaaacaatgggtCACCGACTATGTCAACCATTACTATCCAACCCCAAGCATCATAGAATCTGACCAAGAGCTCCAAGCATGGTGGAAAGAAATCAAAACAGTGGGTCATGGAGACAAATCTGAAGAACCATGGTGGCCAAATCTTAACACATCAAAAGATCTTATTGACATCATAACCACAATAGCTTGGGTAGCATCTGGTCATCATGCAGCTGTGAACTTTTCTCAATATGCTTATGGAGGCTATTTCCCTAACCGACCCACAATTGCAAGAAACAAAATGCCAACAGAAGACCCTTCTGAAGAAGAATGGGGAAATTTTCTAAACAAACCTGAGCAAACTCTTTTGGAGTGTTTCCCATCACAAATTCAAGCAACATTAGTGATGGTAGTCTTGAACTTATTGTCAGATCATTCACTTGATGAACAGTACATTGGGAAATACATGGAGCCATCATGGGCTGAGAATCCAACTATAAAGGTAGCCTTTGAAAGGTTTAATAGGAGATTGAAGGAGATTGAAGGTATTATAGACTCAAGGAATGGAAATAGTAATTTGAAGAACAGACATGGAGCTGGAATAATGCCTTATGAGTTATTGAAGCCATTTTCAGGGCCTGGAGTCACTGGAAAAGGGGTTCCATATAGCatatctatttaa